A genomic stretch from Rhineura floridana isolate rRhiFlo1 chromosome 18, rRhiFlo1.hap2, whole genome shotgun sequence includes:
- the WRAP73 gene encoding WD repeat-containing protein WRAP73 isoform X2 codes for MNFSEVFKLSSQLCKFSPDGKCLASAMQYRLVIRNVNTLQILQLFTCLDQIQHIEWSSDSLFILCAMYKRGTVQVWSLEQPDWHCKIDEGSAGLVASCWSPDGRHILNTTEFHLRITVWSLCTKSVSYIKYPKACQQGIAFTKDGRYMALAERRDCKDYITLFVCSDWQLLRHFDTETQDMAGIEWAPNGCVLAVWDSCLEYKVLLYSLDGRLLSMYCAYEWSLGIKSVAWSPSSQFLCIGSYDEKVRILNHVTWKKIAEFEHPVNVANPKIVVYKEVEKSPAVEMEKLAFPPTKKVASSFFGTKSKYEIAQAPVPMHHVKPAVDRANPRIGVGMVAFSSDNCFLATRNDNIPNAVWIWDVQKMKLFVVLEQLSPVQLFQWDPRHPRLAICSGSSRTYLWSPAGCVSVQVPMEGDFQVTSLCWHSSGDSLALLSKDNFCMCYLEREEEEVS; via the exons ATGAATTTTTCTGAAGTATTTAAGCTCTCCAGTCAATTGTGCAAGTTCTCTCCGGATGGAAAATGCTTG GCCTCAGCAATGCAGTATCGTTTGGTGATTCGCAATGTAAACACCCTCCAAATCCTGCAGCTCTTCACCTGCCTGGACCAAATCCAGCACATTGAGTGGTCTTCTGATTCCCTTTTTATATTATGTGCAATGTACAAACGTGGGACTGTTCAG GTCTGGTCCTTGGAGCAGCCTGACTGGCACTGCAAGATTGATGAAGGCTCAGCGGGACTGGTGGCTTCTTGCTGGAGTCCAGATGGCCGTCACATTCTCAACACCACGGAGTTCCAC CTGCGGATAACTGTCTGGTCCTTGTGTACAAAATCTGTGTCTTATATCAAGTATCCCAAGGCCTGTCAGCAGG GAATAGCATTCACGAAGGACGGCCGCTACATGGCCTTGGCAGAGAGGAGGGACTGCAAGGACTACATCACCCTCTTTGTATGCAGTGACTGGCAGCTTCTGAGG catTTTGATACTGAGACGCAGGACATGGCCGGGATCGAATGGGCCCCAAATGGCTGCGTGTTGGCGGTGTGGGACAGCTGCCTTGAG TATAAAGTTTTGCTGTACTCCCTCGATGGCCGTCTGCTGTCCATGTACTGCGCCTACGAATGGTCCCTGGGCATTAAATCTGTTGCCTGGAGCCCCAGCAGTCAGTTCTTGTGTATTGGCAGTTACGACGAAAAG GTGCGCATTCTGAACCATGTGACTTGGAAGAAAATTGCAGAGTTCGAGCATCCTGTCAACGTTGCTAACCCCAAGATT GTTGTCTATAAAGAGGTGGAGAAGTCGCCAGCAGTGGAAATGGAGAAACTTGCCTTCCCTCCTACCAAGAAAGTGGCAAGCTCTTTCTTCGGCACAAAGAGTAAAT ATGAAATTGCCCAGGCCCCTGTTCCTATGCATCATGTCAAACCTGCCGTCGACCGGGCAAATCCTAGAATTGGAGTTGGAATGGTGGCTTTCAGTTCAGATAACTGTTTCCTGGCAACGAGAAACG ATAACATCCCTAATGCGGTTTGGATCTGGGACGTCCAAAAGATGAAACTGTTTGTGGTCTTGGAGCAGCTGAGTCCTGTTCAGCTGTTCCAGTGGGATCCCCGTCATCCCCGGCTTGCCATCTGTAGCGGGAGCAGTCGAACGTACCTGTGGTCCCCAGCAGGATGCGTGTCTGTACAGGTGCCGATGGAAG GCGACTTCCAAGTGACTTCTCTGTGCTGGCACTCCAGTGGGGACTCTCTGGCTCTCCTGAGTAAGGACAACTTTTGTATGTGTTacttagaaagagaagaggaagaggtGAGCTAG
- the WRAP73 gene encoding WD repeat-containing protein WRAP73 isoform X1, with protein MNFSEVFKLSSQLCKFSPDGKCLASAMQYRLVIRNVNTLQILQLFTCLDQIQHIEWSSDSLFILCAMYKRGTVQVWSLEQPDWHCKIDEGSAGLVASCWSPDGRHILNTTEFHLRITVWSLCTKSVSYIKYPKACQQGIAFTKDGRYMALAERRDCKDYITLFVCSDWQLLRHFDTETQDMAGIEWAPNGCVLAVWDSCLEYKVLLYSLDGRLLSMYCAYEWSLGIKSVAWSPSSQFLCIGSYDEKVRILNHVTWKKIAEFEHPVNVANPKIVVYKEVEKSPAVEMEKLAFPPTKKVASSFFGTKSKYEIAQAPVPMHHVKPAVDRANPRIGVGMVAFSSDNCFLATRNDNIPNAVWIWDVQKMKLFVVLEQLSPVQLFQWDPRHPRLAICSGSSRTYLWSPAGCVSVQVPMEAVSKTASRTPKKGGVRRFGGNLRSAEHHQKKFRRTSKEPSKD; from the exons ATGAATTTTTCTGAAGTATTTAAGCTCTCCAGTCAATTGTGCAAGTTCTCTCCGGATGGAAAATGCTTG GCCTCAGCAATGCAGTATCGTTTGGTGATTCGCAATGTAAACACCCTCCAAATCCTGCAGCTCTTCACCTGCCTGGACCAAATCCAGCACATTGAGTGGTCTTCTGATTCCCTTTTTATATTATGTGCAATGTACAAACGTGGGACTGTTCAG GTCTGGTCCTTGGAGCAGCCTGACTGGCACTGCAAGATTGATGAAGGCTCAGCGGGACTGGTGGCTTCTTGCTGGAGTCCAGATGGCCGTCACATTCTCAACACCACGGAGTTCCAC CTGCGGATAACTGTCTGGTCCTTGTGTACAAAATCTGTGTCTTATATCAAGTATCCCAAGGCCTGTCAGCAGG GAATAGCATTCACGAAGGACGGCCGCTACATGGCCTTGGCAGAGAGGAGGGACTGCAAGGACTACATCACCCTCTTTGTATGCAGTGACTGGCAGCTTCTGAGG catTTTGATACTGAGACGCAGGACATGGCCGGGATCGAATGGGCCCCAAATGGCTGCGTGTTGGCGGTGTGGGACAGCTGCCTTGAG TATAAAGTTTTGCTGTACTCCCTCGATGGCCGTCTGCTGTCCATGTACTGCGCCTACGAATGGTCCCTGGGCATTAAATCTGTTGCCTGGAGCCCCAGCAGTCAGTTCTTGTGTATTGGCAGTTACGACGAAAAG GTGCGCATTCTGAACCATGTGACTTGGAAGAAAATTGCAGAGTTCGAGCATCCTGTCAACGTTGCTAACCCCAAGATT GTTGTCTATAAAGAGGTGGAGAAGTCGCCAGCAGTGGAAATGGAGAAACTTGCCTTCCCTCCTACCAAGAAAGTGGCAAGCTCTTTCTTCGGCACAAAGAGTAAAT ATGAAATTGCCCAGGCCCCTGTTCCTATGCATCATGTCAAACCTGCCGTCGACCGGGCAAATCCTAGAATTGGAGTTGGAATGGTGGCTTTCAGTTCAGATAACTGTTTCCTGGCAACGAGAAACG ATAACATCCCTAATGCGGTTTGGATCTGGGACGTCCAAAAGATGAAACTGTTTGTGGTCTTGGAGCAGCTGAGTCCTGTTCAGCTGTTCCAGTGGGATCCCCGTCATCCCCGGCTTGCCATCTGTAGCGGGAGCAGTCGAACGTACCTGTGGTCCCCAGCAGGATGCGTGTCTGTACAGGTGCCGATGGAAG CTGTCAGCAAAACAGCATCACGCACACCCAAGAAGGGAGGTGTCAGAAGGTTTGGGGGAAACTTAAGATCTGCAGAACACCACCAAAAAAAATTCAGGAGAACCTCAAAGGAGCCTAGTAAGGACTGA